The DNA sequence CGCCGCGGCGAGGCCCTCGGCGTCGTTCACCACCGGCGGAATGCCGTCGCGCGGCTCCAGCAGCGGGACGACGTCGCTGTCGCTCTCTTCGATCACGATCTATGGGACTCCCGATCTTCCCTACGCGGAGGCCTTGGGGGAAGTGCCGCCACTTCGGATGGTAGTGGGGGAATCCCGGCCGCAAGACACAACATGTCGCACCACGCGGCAACATGCGCGGACAGATCCTCCTGCTGAGGGGACCAGGACGCCCGCAGTTCCAGTTCCGTCGTGACCGGTTCGCCGTCCTTGTCGCCGAACCCCTCCGACACCGCCCGGGTCACCGTGCCCCCGGCCGCGAGGTACCGCGCCCCGTGCGCGTCGAGGGACTCGGTGAGCCAGCTCCAGGCCACCGGGCCGAGCAGCGGGTCGTTGGTGATCTCCGGCTCCATCTCCGCCCGGGCGTACGCGACCAGGCGGAACCGGCCACCCCAGCCGTGCCGGCCGTCGGGGTCGAACAGCAGGATCAGCCGCCCCACCGCCAGTTCCTCGTCGCCCCGGCCGCGGGGGTCGCGACGGTATACCGTGGCGCCGATCGCGGCGGAGTACGGGGCGAGCCGCTGCGGGGCCGGGATGTCCTCCAGCTCGATCTCGGGCCGGGGCCGGGCGGCGAGCAGGCTCTCCCGCGCCCGCCGGAACGCGGCGGGCAGCGGCGCGTCACCGAGGGCCATAACTGCAGGGTAGGCCGGACGTCGCAGGGCACGAAGCAGCGGGGTG is a window from the Thermopolyspora flexuosa genome containing:
- a CDS encoding DUF3000 domain-containing protein, whose translation is MALGDAPLPAAFRRARESLLAARPRPEIELEDIPAPQRLAPYSAAIGATVYRRDPRGRGDEELAVGRLILLFDPDGRHGWGGRFRLVAYARAEMEPEITNDPLLGPVAWSWLTESLDAHGARYLAAGGTVTRAVSEGFGDKDGEPVTTELELRASWSPQQEDLSAHVAAWCDMLCLAAGIPPLPSEVAALPPRPPRREDRESHRS